A region from the Salvelinus fontinalis isolate EN_2023a chromosome 23, ASM2944872v1, whole genome shotgun sequence genome encodes:
- the LOC129821127 gene encoding gamma-crystallin M3-like: MSMGKIIFYEDRNFQGRSYETSSDCPELTSYLSRCNSCRVESGCFMVYDHSNFMGNQYFVRRGEYGDYQRMGMNDCIRSCRNIPMHKGNFRMRMYEKENFGGQMHELSDDCESMTDRFRMNDMQSCNVMDGHWLMYEQPHFRGRQMYMRPGEYRNMRELSMHMGSNPMRFNSMRRIMDSCY, encoded by the exons ATGTCTATGGGAAAG aTCATCTTCTACGAGGACAGGAACTTCCAGGGTCGTTCCTATGAGACCTCCAGCGACTGCCCTGAGCTGACCTCCTACCTGAGCAGGTGCAACTCCTGCAGAGTTGAGAGCGGCTGCTTCATGGTCTATGATCATTCCAACTTCATGGGAAACCAGTACTTTGTGAGAAGGGGAGAGTATGGTGACTACCAGCGTATGGGCATGAACGATTGCATCAGGTCTTGCCGTAACATCCCCATG CACAAAGGAAACTTTAGGATGAGGATGTACGAGAAGGAGAACTTCGGAGGTCAGATGCACGAGCTGAGCGATGACTGTGAGTCCATGACCGATCGTTTCCGCATGAACGACATGCAGTCCTGCAACGTGATGGACGGCCACTGGCTGATGTACGAGCAGCCCCACTTCAGAGGCAGGCAGATGTACATGAGGCCTGGAGAGTACAGGAACATGAGAGAGTTGAGCATGCACATGGGCTCCAACCCCATGAGGTTCAACAGCATGAGGCGTATCATGGATTCTTGTTATTAA
- the LOC129821143 gene encoding gamma-crystallin S-1-like, whose amino-acid sequence MGKIIFYEDKNFQGRSYECNTDCADLHTHFSHCNSIQVESGSWMVYERPNYMGYQYFLRRGEYPDYQRWMGFNDCVKSCRMIPQNQGAHKMRIYERSDFGGQMLEFADDCPSLYDRFHYNDIHSCNVMEGYWLFYEHPNYRGRQYLLMPGEYRRYSDWGAINSRIGSIRRVVAHPN is encoded by the exons ATGGGAAAG ATAATCTTCTACGAGGACAAGAACTTCCAGGGTCGCTCCTATGAGTGCAACACCGACTGTGCCGACCTGCACACCCATTTCAGCCACTGTAACTCCATCCAAGTGGAGAGTGGTAGCTGGATGGTCTATGAGCGGCCAAACTACATGGGCTACCAGTACTTCCTGAGAAGGGGAGAGTATCCCGACTACCAGCGCTGGATGGGCTTTAATGATTGCGTGAAATCCTGCCGCATGATCCCTCAA AATCAGGGAGCTCACAAGATGAGAATCTACGAGCGCTCTGACTTTGGCGGTCAGATGCTGGAGTTTGCTGATGACTGCCCCTCCCTCTACGATCGATTCCATTACAATGATATCCACTCTTGCAATGTTATGGAGGGGTATTGGCTCTTCTATGAGCATCCCAACTACAGAGGCAGGCAGTATCTCCTGATGCCTGGCGAGTACAGGAGATACAGTGACTGGGGAGCCATCAATTCCAGGATTGGCTCCATCAGACGTGTTGTTGCTCACCCAAACTGA
- the LOC129821142 gene encoding gamma-crystallin M1-like encodes MGKIIFYEERNFQGRNYECMSDCPDMSPYMSRCQSCRVESGCFMVYERNNFMGQQFFMRRGEYPDMQRMMSMGMMFDNIRSCRMIPMHRGSFKMRIYERENFGGQMMELMDDCDSIMDRFRMSDCQSCNVMDGHWLMYEQPHFRGRMMYMRPGEYRNFREMSMGMGGMSQGSMRFMSMKRINDMCN; translated from the exons atGGGCAAG ATTATCTTCTACGAGGAGAGGAACTTCCAGGGCCGCAACTATGAGTGCATGAGCGACTGCCCTGACATGTCCCCCTACATGTCCCGCTGCCAGTCCTGCAGGGTTGAGAGCGGCTGCTTCATGGTGTATGAGCGCAACAACTTCATGGGCCAGCAGTTCTTCATGAGGAGGGGAGAGTACCCTGACATGCAGCGCATGATGAGCATGGGCATGATGTTCGACAACATCCGGTCCTGCAGAATGATCCCCATG CACAGAGGATCCTTCAAGATGAGGATCTACGAGAGGGAGAACTTCGGAGGTCAGATGATGGAGCTGATGGACGACTGTGACTCCATCATGGATCGTTTCCGCATGTCCGACTGCCAGTCCTGCAACGTGATGGACGGCCACTGGCTGATGTACGAGCAGCCCCACTTCAGAGGAAGGATGATGTACATGAGGCCTGGAGAGTACAGGAACTTCAGGGAGATGAGCATGGGAATGGGAGGCATGAGCCAGGGATCCATGAGATTCATGAGCATGAAGCGTATCAATGATATGTGCAATTAA
- the LOC129821126 gene encoding gamma-crystallin M3-like, translated as MTTTGMNMGRATFYEERNFQGRSYECSSDCPDMSSYMSRCQSCRVQSGCFMVYERPNYMGNQFFLRRGEYSDYQNMMGITDGIRSCRMIPMHRGNFRMRIYERENFGGQMHEMMDDCDSIQERYRMSDCQSCNVMDGHWLMYEQPHFRGRQMYMRPGEYRNFRDMGMGMGGMSGGMRFMSMRRITDMC; from the exons ATGACCACCACCGGCATGAACATGGGAAGA GCCACCTTCTACGAGGAGAGGAACTTCCAGGGCCGCTCTTATGAGTGCAGCTCCGACTGCCCTGACATGTCTTCCTACATGAGCAGGTGCCAATCCTGCAGGGTTCAGAGCGGCTGCTTCATGGTGTACGAGCGCCCCAACTACATGGGAAACCAGTTCTTTTTGAGGAGGGGAGAGTACTCAGACTACCAGAATATGATGGGAATTACCGATGGTATCAGGTCCTGCCGCATGATCCCCATG CACCGTGGAAACTTCAGGATGAGGATCTACGAGAGGGAGAACTTCGGAGGTCAGATGCACGAGATGATGGACGACTGTGACTCCATCCAGGAGCGTTACCGTATGTCTGACTGCCAGTCCTGCAACGTGATGGACGGCCACTGGCTGATGTATGAGCAGCCCCACTTCAGAGGCAGGCAGATGTACATGAGGCCTGGAGAGTACAGGAACTTCAGGGATATGGGCATGGGAATGGGAGGCATGAGCGGTGGCATGAGGTTCATGAGCATGAGGCGTATCACTGATATGTGCTAG
- the LOC129821124 gene encoding gamma-crystallin M3-like, translating to MSNTSMNMGRATFYEDRNFQGRSYECSSDCPDMSSYMSRCQSCRVQSGCFMGYERPNYMGNQFFMRRGEYSDYQSMMGITDGIRSCRMIPMHRGNFRMRIYERENFGGQMHEMMDDCDSIQERYRMSDCQSCNVMDGHWLMYEQPHFRGRQMYMRPGEYRNFRDMGMGMGGMSGGMRFMSMRRIMDNMTM from the exons ATGTCCAACACCAGCATGAACATGGGCAGG GCCACCTTCTATGAGGACAGGAACTTCCAGGGCCGCTCTTATGAGTGCAGCTCCGACTGCCCTGACATGTCTTCCTACATGAGCAGGTGCCAATCCTGCAGGGTTCAGAGCGGCTGCTTCATGGGGTACGAGCGCCCCAACTACATGGGAAACCAGTTCTTCATGAGGAGGGGAGAGTACTCAGACTACCAGAGTATGATGGGAATTACCGATGGTATCAGGTCCTGCCGCATGATCCCCATG CACCGTGGAAACTTCAGGATGAGGATCTACGAGAGGGAGAACTTCGGAGGTCAGATGCACGAGATGATGGACGACTGTGACTCCATCCAGGAGCGTTACCGTATGTCTGACTGCCAGTCCTGCAACGTGATGGACGGCCACTGGCTGATGTATGAGCAGCCCCACTTCAGAGGCAGGCAGATGTACATGAGGCCTGGAGAGTACAGGAACTTCAGAGATATGGGCATGGGAATGGGAGGCATGAGCGGTGGCATGAGGTTCATGAGCATGAGGCGTATCATGGATAACATGACTATGTAA
- the si:dkey-57a22.15 gene encoding gamma-crystallin M2 encodes MWNLSNGDHGQALDFLDLQITFYEDRNFQGRSYECSNDCTDLHSYFSRCNSIRVESGCFMIYERPNYMGHQYYMRRGEYPDYQRWMGFSSCIRSCRMIPMYRGSYRMRIYEKADFSGHMMEFMDDCPCVSDRFHHRHVYSCNIMNGFWIFYEYPNYRGRQYFLRAGEYRRYREWCATCAIVGSFRRVTDF; translated from the exons ATGTGGAATCTCTCCAACGGAGACCATGGGCAAG CATTGGATTTTCTTGATTTGCAGATTACATTTTACGAGGACAGGAACTTCCAAGGTCGTAGTTATGAGTGCAGCAATGACTGCACAGACCTGCACTCCTACTTCAGCCGCTGTAACTCCATCAGGGTGGAGAGTGGCTGTTTTATGATCTATGAGCGCCCCAACTACATGGGTCACCAGTATTACATGAGAAGGGGAGAATATCCTGATTATCAGCGTTGGATGGGCTTCAGTAGCTGTATCCGATCATGCCGTATGATTCCAATG TACCGGGGTTCATATAGGATGCGAATCTACGAGAAGGCCGACTTCAGCGGTCACATGATGGAGTTCATGGAtgactgtccctgtgtgtctgatCGTTTCCACCACCGCCACGTCTACTCCTGTAATATCATGAACGGCTTCTGGATCTTCTACGAGTATCCCAACTACCGGGGCCGACAGTACTTCCTAAGAGCCGGAGAGTACAGAAGATACCGTGAATGGTGCGCCACCTGCGCCATTGTAGGCTCCTTTAGACGGGTCACTGACTTTTAG